A region of Acidobacteriota bacterium DNA encodes the following proteins:
- a CDS encoding SMP-30/gluconolactonase/LRE family protein produces MRRVVSTVLISIFILSGLIIPNAIQKITVFAQSAAPFIKRLAPNVIPAGTETFTLRLQGNSFSADAKVHLDGVPLATSRVIGKKGRLLLAEIEASVIASVGTHEVKAVNGDGQSSATLTLSVVQASAEVRMHLQGNATEAGHGSDLLFPISGEGFSDKTVAVTSGFEAVATTFINDELLSVQIAADLVENAARVPIYVRNKNGDISNAEIFYVVPQPAQINSIEPDTAEAGSEDLELIVRGDFANDAILVINDVPIPATLKRPGRLMTTLPASLLAQPGRIFVRVEQEGIQSSDIIFTVRPPKEEPIVFNVAPTRIRLGDKRPTVDLYGANLGDNLTVTLDDAKAKVQSSTKTLLRIVIPEEKQTSLGTHTIQITNEEGNTVTATFEIVQDVEVSTLVGISREGFNETTCVPAEEARLRRPRRIAVGTDHMLYVTDQQNHAIRRINPDTGEVCNIAGTTGDFGYHDSGNSAGRPVTFSFPNGLAVAPDGTIYVTENGNDVVRRISQNGGGISVDTIAGTTELITTAPRQEKLNATKEGIEGFRDGVASNAAFRHPDEIVIGPDGALYFTDPNNHAIRKVAQSGGQFMVETVAGNGVPGFIDGDGVTARFNTPTGLAISADGNFLYVADTGNNRVRKINLQTRKVETFAGEGSGGSSDGPGFIANFIQPIGLAFDANGILYVSEMGPGRIRRIDQQGNVTTLAGADSVKFREGPGSRATFNFPRGIAIDRGTLYVADYENFRIRKIPLLD; encoded by the coding sequence ATGAGAAGAGTAGTTTCAACCGTATTGATTTCAATCTTCATCCTTTCGGGTTTAATCATTCCCAACGCAATTCAAAAGATCACGGTGTTTGCTCAAAGCGCAGCGCCTTTCATCAAGCGGCTTGCGCCTAATGTCATTCCAGCGGGAACCGAAACCTTTACCCTCAGATTGCAAGGCAACAGTTTTTCCGCTGATGCAAAGGTTCACCTGGATGGCGTACCGCTTGCCACATCCCGAGTCATCGGGAAAAAAGGTCGCTTGCTGTTAGCCGAAATCGAAGCCTCGGTCATCGCCAGCGTTGGCACCCATGAAGTGAAAGCGGTCAATGGTGACGGGCAATCGAGCGCCACCCTCACCTTGAGCGTGGTGCAGGCAAGTGCCGAAGTGCGCATGCATTTGCAGGGCAATGCGACAGAAGCCGGACACGGCTCGGATTTGCTTTTTCCGATTAGCGGCGAAGGCTTTTCCGATAAAACCGTAGCCGTGACCTCCGGTTTTGAAGCGGTTGCCACAACCTTTATCAACGATGAATTGCTATCGGTGCAAATCGCCGCCGATTTGGTTGAGAATGCCGCGCGCGTGCCGATTTATGTGCGCAATAAAAACGGCGACATCTCGAATGCGGAAATCTTTTATGTGGTTCCGCAACCCGCCCAAATCAATAGCATCGAACCGGACACTGCCGAAGCCGGGAGCGAAGACCTTGAACTGATTGTTCGCGGCGATTTCGCCAACGATGCCATTCTGGTGATTAATGATGTGCCGATTCCGGCGACCTTGAAACGTCCAGGCCGATTGATGACCACGCTTCCCGCTTCATTGCTTGCACAACCCGGACGCATCTTCGTACGTGTCGAACAGGAAGGTATTCAATCAAGCGACATCATTTTCACGGTGCGCCCGCCAAAAGAGGAACCGATTGTATTCAATGTTGCGCCAACCCGTATACGACTCGGCGATAAGCGCCCGACGGTTGATTTATACGGCGCAAATTTAGGTGATAACCTCACCGTTACACTTGATGATGCGAAGGCTAAAGTGCAATCTTCAACCAAAACTTTACTACGCATTGTGATTCCTGAAGAGAAACAGACCAGTCTCGGCACCCACACCATTCAAATAACCAACGAAGAAGGCAACACGGTCACGGCGACTTTCGAGATTGTTCAGGATGTTGAAGTCAGTACGCTGGTCGGCATTTCCCGCGAAGGCTTCAACGAAACCACCTGTGTACCGGCAGAAGAAGCCAGGCTGCGTCGCCCGAGGCGCATTGCCGTTGGGACTGACCACATGCTGTATGTGACCGACCAGCAAAACCACGCGATTCGTCGCATCAACCCGGACACCGGCGAAGTTTGCAACATTGCCGGGACGACAGGGGATTTCGGTTATCACGACTCCGGCAACAGCGCCGGTCGCCCTGTAACCTTCTCCTTCCCGAACGGCTTGGCGGTGGCTCCTGATGGCACAATTTATGTAACCGAAAACGGCAATGATGTGGTGCGACGCATCAGTCAAAATGGCGGCGGCATTTCGGTTGATACCATCGCCGGAACCACTGAATTGATAACCACAGCGCCAAGGCAGGAAAAATTGAATGCCACAAAAGAAGGCATCGAAGGCTTCAGAGATGGTGTAGCCAGTAACGCGGCTTTCCGTCACCCCGATGAAATCGTCATAGGGCCGGATGGCGCATTATATTTCACTGACCCGAATAATCATGCGATTCGCAAAGTCGCGCAGTCAGGCGGACAATTTATGGTTGAAACGGTTGCCGGAAACGGTGTGCCGGGATTCATTGACGGGGACGGGGTTACCGCCAGATTCAACACGCCGACGGGGTTGGCGATTTCGGCGGATGGGAATTTCCTGTATGTCGCGGATACCGGCAACAATCGCGTTCGCAAAATTAATTTGCAGACCCGCAAAGTGGAAACTTTTGCAGGCGAAGGCAGCGGCGGCAGCAGCGATGGACCCGGATTCATTGCCAATTTCATTCAACCGATTGGCTTGGCTTTTGATGCCAATGGCATTTTGTACGTTTCGGAAATGGGACCGGGGCGCATTCGCCGCATTGATCAGCAGGGCAATGTGACTACGCTTGCCGGAGCTGACAGCGTCAAATTCCGTGAAGGTCCGGGATCGCGCGCCACCTTTAATTTCCCAAGAGGCATCGCCATTGATCGCGGCACTCTGTATGTTGCGGATTATGAAAACTTCCGCATCAGAAAAATTCCGCTGCTCGATTAA
- the infA gene encoding translation initiation factor IF-1: MPKDDMIPVDGVVIDSLPNATFRVQIAEGHQILAHLSGKMRKNFIKVLPGDKVTVELSPYDLTKGRITYRHRS; this comes from the coding sequence ATTCCGAAAGACGATATGATTCCCGTTGATGGCGTGGTGATTGATTCATTGCCCAATGCCACGTTCAGAGTGCAAATCGCCGAAGGTCACCAGATTTTAGCCCACCTTTCAGGCAAGATGCGTAAGAATTTTATTAAAGTATTGCCGGGAGACAAGGTGACGGTCGAACTCTCGCCGTATGATTTGACCAAAGGTCGTATAACCTACAGACATCGAAGCTGA
- a CDS encoding J domain-containing protein, translated as MSVKFRDYYEVLGVKRDASEDEIRQAFRKLARKYHPDMNPGNKAAEEKFKEINEANEVLSDPEKRKKYDRLGANWKNGADFTPPPGWQQTEVNYDDLKDIFGDFNRTNARTRTTTRTTTTSTGGGIFSDFFEMIFGSGEPETSPTKARETEISISLEQAHKGGRQRLTMQKTRTCPTCKGTGIIGNTVCTLCRGKGLVIAPKTIDINIPVGARDGATIKVPSQGHRGTGSTPAGDLYIKIRIQAHPIFTVNGDDTNAEVAITPAEAVLGANIEVPTIDGKAEIKIKPGSQGGQRMRLRNYGLNKRGGGRGDHYIKLKIVVPTSPTEQEQQLYKQLMEISSFKPR; from the coding sequence ATGTCTGTAAAATTTCGAGATTATTACGAAGTCTTAGGGGTGAAGCGCGATGCCAGCGAAGATGAAATTCGCCAAGCCTTTCGCAAACTGGCGCGCAAATACCATCCCGATATGAACCCCGGCAATAAAGCCGCCGAAGAAAAATTCAAAGAGATCAACGAAGCCAACGAAGTGTTGTCCGACCCGGAAAAACGTAAAAAATACGACCGGCTTGGTGCCAACTGGAAAAATGGCGCGGACTTTACGCCGCCGCCCGGTTGGCAGCAAACCGAGGTCAACTACGATGACCTCAAAGATATTTTTGGCGATTTCAATCGCACCAATGCGCGAACCCGCACCACGACGCGAACCACTACGACTTCGACAGGCGGCGGCATCTTCAGCGATTTTTTTGAAATGATTTTCGGCAGTGGCGAACCCGAAACCTCGCCGACCAAAGCTCGCGAAACCGAAATCAGTATCTCGCTTGAACAAGCCCACAAAGGCGGCCGCCAGCGCCTCACCATGCAAAAAACCAGAACCTGTCCAACCTGCAAGGGAACGGGCATCATTGGGAATACGGTTTGCACACTCTGTAGAGGAAAAGGGCTGGTGATTGCCCCCAAAACCATAGACATCAATATACCGGTCGGCGCTCGCGATGGCGCAACCATAAAAGTTCCCAGTCAAGGACACAGAGGCACAGGCAGCACGCCCGCGGGCGATTTGTACATTAAAATTCGTATCCAAGCGCATCCGATTTTTACTGTGAACGGTGATGATACCAATGCCGAAGTAGCAATAACCCCTGCGGAAGCCGTGCTTGGCGCAAATATCGAAGTGCCGACCATCGATGGCAAAGCCGAGATTAAAATCAAACCCGGTTCGCAAGGCGGTCAACGAATGCGGCTCAGAAACTACGGGCTGAATAAACGCGGCGGCGGACGCGGCGACCATTATATTAAACTTAAAATCGTCGTTCCCACTTCCCCAACCGAGCAAGAACAGCAATTATATAAACAACTTATGGAGATTAGCAGTTTTAAACCCAGATAA
- the clpB gene encoding ATP-dependent chaperone ClpB codes for MDINRFTEKAQAAVRAAQTIATRNSNQQIEVEHLLLALLEQEGGLVPSVLTKAGVNVDALKQAVDQEVGRFPKVTGPSGPVDQVYITARLNKVFVSAEDEAKKLKDDYISVEHLLLAIIDEGGAASRILKTMGAERKRIQEVLKQVRGHQRVTSQNPESTYEALERYGRDLTKAASQGKLDPVIGRDDEIRRVIQVLSRRTKNNPVLIGEPGVGKTAIVEGLAQRIIRGDVPEGLKNKRIVTLDMGALVAGAKYRGEFEERLKAVLKEVQESEGEVILFIDEMHTIVGAGAAEGSMDASNLLKPMLARGELHCIGATTLDEYRKHVEKDAALERRFQPVMVDQPTVEDTISILRGLRERYEVHHGVRIKDSGLVSAAVLSHRYISDRFLPDKAIDLVDEAAAKLRTEIDSMPAELDETLRRVMQLEIEREALKKETDAASKARLEKIEKEVANLKAQADALKAQWESEKESVQKVRAIREEIEQTKVQIEQAEREYDLNKAAELRYGKLTQLEKQLHEYEDGLDKPQSGSRLLKEEVDEEDIAEVVSRWTGIPVSKLLEGEMQKLLSLEEHLHKRVIGQDEAVSAVSDAVIRARSGLKDPNRPIGSFIFLGPTGVGKTELARALAEFLFDDEHAMIRIDMSEYQEKHTVARLIGAPPGYVGYEEGGQLTEAVRRRPYSVVLFDEIEKAHHDVFNVLLQILDDGRLTDGQGRVVNFKNTIIIMTSNIGSHLILEYHGDTEGDKYERMKDSVMNELRHHFRPEFLNRVDETIVFHSLTEEDLQHIVDIQLERLRKRLDERRITIDLNDEARAWLAKVGYDPVYGARPLKRAIQRELETPLSRLILKGEVRDNTNVKIGVADDKIAFNTAAQAAEAKR; via the coding sequence ATGGACATCAATCGTTTTACAGAAAAAGCCCAGGCGGCGGTTCGTGCTGCCCAAACCATCGCTACAAGAAATTCCAACCAACAAATCGAAGTTGAGCACCTCTTGCTTGCCTTGCTTGAACAGGAAGGCGGGTTGGTGCCTTCGGTCTTGACCAAAGCTGGCGTCAATGTCGATGCCCTCAAACAGGCAGTCGATCAGGAGGTTGGTCGATTTCCGAAGGTCACAGGTCCGTCAGGTCCAGTCGATCAGGTCTATATCACGGCACGTTTAAATAAAGTTTTTGTCTCTGCCGAAGATGAAGCCAAGAAATTAAAAGATGATTACATCAGCGTCGAGCATCTGCTGTTAGCCATCATCGACGAGGGAGGCGCTGCCTCGCGCATACTCAAGACTATGGGCGCGGAACGTAAGCGCATTCAGGAAGTTTTAAAACAAGTGCGCGGTCATCAGCGCGTCACGTCGCAAAATCCCGAATCGACCTATGAAGCCCTGGAACGCTACGGGCGTGACCTCACCAAAGCCGCATCGCAAGGCAAACTTGACCCGGTCATCGGGCGTGACGACGAGATTCGCCGCGTCATTCAGGTGCTGTCGCGTCGCACCAAAAATAACCCGGTGCTGATTGGCGAACCCGGCGTCGGTAAAACCGCAATCGTCGAGGGCTTGGCGCAACGCATCATTCGCGGCGATGTGCCCGAAGGGCTAAAGAACAAACGCATCGTCACCCTCGATATGGGCGCGCTGGTTGCAGGCGCAAAATATCGTGGCGAGTTTGAAGAACGTTTGAAAGCCGTACTCAAAGAAGTTCAGGAATCGGAAGGCGAAGTCATCCTCTTCATTGATGAAATGCACACGATTGTCGGCGCTGGCGCAGCCGAAGGTTCGATGGATGCCTCGAATCTGCTTAAACCGATGCTGGCGCGCGGCGAGTTGCATTGCATCGGCGCAACCACCCTTGATGAATATCGCAAGCACGTCGAAAAAGATGCGGCGCTTGAACGGCGGTTCCAGCCGGTGATGGTTGACCAACCGACCGTCGAAGATACGATTTCTATCTTGCGCGGACTCAGAGAACGCTACGAGGTGCATCACGGTGTGCGCATCAAAGATTCGGGCTTGGTTTCCGCAGCAGTGCTTTCGCATCGTTATATCTCTGACCGATTCTTGCCCGACAAAGCCATCGACCTTGTGGATGAAGCGGCAGCGAAACTGAGAACCGAAATCGATTCGATGCCTGCGGAGTTGGATGAAACCTTGCGTCGCGTGATGCAACTTGAAATCGAACGCGAAGCCTTGAAAAAAGAGACCGACGCGGCATCAAAAGCGCGACTCGAAAAAATTGAAAAAGAGGTTGCCAACCTGAAAGCCCAGGCTGATGCGCTCAAAGCGCAATGGGAATCTGAAAAAGAGTCTGTGCAAAAAGTTCGCGCCATTCGCGAAGAGATTGAACAAACTAAAGTCCAAATCGAACAAGCCGAACGCGAGTACGATTTGAACAAAGCCGCTGAACTGCGTTACGGCAAACTCACCCAACTCGAAAAACAACTGCACGAGTACGAGGACGGTTTAGATAAACCGCAAAGCGGCAGTCGTCTATTGAAAGAAGAGGTTGACGAAGAGGACATCGCCGAGGTCGTCAGCCGTTGGACAGGGATACCGGTCTCGAAATTACTCGAAGGTGAAATGCAGAAGTTGCTGTCGCTTGAAGAGCATTTGCACAAGCGCGTCATCGGGCAGGATGAAGCCGTCAGCGCCGTATCCGACGCGGTAATTCGCGCGCGTTCAGGACTCAAAGACCCCAATCGTCCGATTGGTTCGTTCATCTTCTTAGGCCCGACGGGTGTCGGTAAAACCGAACTCGCGCGCGCCCTGGCGGAATTTTTATTCGATGATGAACACGCCATGATTCGCATTGATATGTCCGAGTATCAGGAGAAACATACGGTCGCAAGGCTCATCGGTGCGCCTCCGGGCTATGTCGGTTACGAAGAAGGCGGACAACTCACGGAAGCCGTGCGTCGTCGTCCGTATTCGGTGGTCTTGTTCGACGAAATCGAAAAAGCCCATCACGATGTATTCAACGTCTTGCTGCAAATCCTCGATGACGGGCGGCTCACCGACGGGCAAGGTCGCGTGGTGAATTTCAAGAACACGATTATCATCATGACCTCGAACATCGGCAGCCATTTGATTTTGGAATATCACGGCGATACCGAAGGCGATAAATACGAGCGCATGAAAGATTCGGTGATGAATGAATTGCGCCATCACTTCCGCCCGGAATTTCTAAATCGCGTCGATGAAACTATCGTCTTCCATTCGCTGACGGAAGAAGATTTGCAACACATCGTCGATATTCAACTCGAACGTTTGCGTAAGCGTTTGGATGAGCGGAGAATTACCATTGACTTGAATGATGAAGCGCGTGCCTGGCTTGCCAAAGTGGGTTACGACCCGGTTTATGGCGCGCGTCCTTTGAAACGCGCCATTCAACGCGAACTTGAAACGCCGCTGTCACGCCTGATTTTAAAAGGCGAAGTGCGCGATAACACCAACGTCAAGATTGGCGTTGCGGACGATAAAATTGCCTTTAATACGGCAGCGCAAGCCGCAGAAGCCAAGCGCTAA
- a CDS encoding Hsp20/alpha crystallin family protein: MSRSRKVLITRLTGELSLQRTSGPLWQPAVDIYRTPDGWKIKFDLAGVRPEDVEVLVVDNKIVVRGVRRDSVMTQGWSYHQLEITYSRFERVLVIPCDLSNTEIRVESIDGWLFVHIDNNC; encoded by the coding sequence ATGTCGAGAAGCAGAAAAGTTTTGATTACACGGCTCACCGGTGAATTGAGTCTTCAACGCACCAGTGGCCCGCTCTGGCAACCGGCAGTTGATATTTATCGAACGCCCGACGGTTGGAAAATTAAATTCGATCTGGCGGGCGTTCGACCGGAAGATGTGGAAGTTCTGGTCGTTGACAACAAAATTGTCGTTCGCGGTGTCAGACGCGATTCGGTTATGACGCAGGGGTGGAGTTATCATCAACTCGAAATCACTTACAGCCGTTTTGAGCGCGTCTTGGTGATTCCCTGCGATTTATCGAACACCGAAATTCGCGTCGAATCAATTGATGGTTGGCTCTTTGTTCATATTGATAACAACTGCTAA
- the lon gene encoding endopeptidase La: MSENNEMIQNQETLENQAVQQSTGQTTAQPNRIYELPILPLRNTVIFPSGISPLTVGRALSLAAVEEALNNQEKLLGVIAQREDDDAEASVDNLYQVGTLVVINRMMRAPGNEEVLHLIVQGQERFRVLEFTQSEPLLKARVEILAEPVKEETLEVEALRRNISALVQKALTLLPNVPAEIRSIVSSQDDYVRLAYFLGSVLDLGVEQEQALLEADNEDKLLRLMHTYLSREVEVLGIRNKISSQAQEELGKAQRDYILREQMKQIQKELGEADPEQAESLMLRERVEKADLPEDIRKEAERELRRLERLPAAAPDYNVIRTYLEWILELPWNKSTEDSLDLNNARVVLDEDHYDLEDIKDRILEHLAVIKLNPTSKAPILCFVGPPGVGKTSLGQSIARSMGRKFERMSLGGVRDEAELRGHRRTYIGSMPGRIIQALRRAGVNNPVMMLDEVDKLGMDFRGDPASALLEILDPAQNFSFRDHYLDLPFDLSKVFFIATANSLAPIPPALRDRMEIIQLAGYTEEEKLHIAKRYLVPRQVKEAGLTEEQILIKDETLQAVIARYTREAGVRQLERTIGRLGRKVALKVAQGKGASFTIVPNDLEEYLGHERFFQETARETLPAGVATGLAVTEMGGEVLFIEATLLPAAKGLTITGQLGDVMQESARAAYSYLWSHAKEVGIKNFDFDKNGIHVHVPAGAIPKDGPSAGVTIVSAFASLLTGRPVRNDTAMTGEITLSGLVFPIGGVKGKVLAARRAGITRVILPKRNEPDVKDIPEEALHDLEIVFVETIDELLKNTLTPAPVEKEMVMEGNKDADEMPPVKDTGIDGQEAHA, translated from the coding sequence ATGTCAGAAAACAACGAAATGATACAGAACCAGGAAACACTCGAAAATCAAGCTGTGCAGCAATCAACGGGGCAGACAACCGCACAGCCGAATCGAATTTACGAACTGCCGATTTTGCCTTTGCGCAACACGGTGATTTTTCCGTCGGGAATTTCACCTTTAACGGTTGGGCGCGCGTTGTCGCTCGCAGCGGTTGAAGAAGCGTTAAACAATCAGGAAAAATTGCTCGGCGTAATCGCCCAACGCGAAGATGATGACGCGGAAGCCTCGGTTGATAATCTCTACCAGGTTGGCACGCTCGTGGTCATCAATCGCATGATGCGCGCACCAGGCAATGAAGAGGTTTTGCACTTGATTGTGCAGGGGCAGGAGCGTTTTCGGGTTCTGGAATTTACCCAATCGGAACCCTTATTGAAGGCACGAGTCGAAATTCTTGCCGAGCCGGTTAAAGAAGAGACCCTTGAAGTCGAAGCCCTGCGACGCAACATCAGTGCACTGGTACAGAAAGCCTTAACCCTACTGCCAAATGTGCCTGCGGAAATTCGCAGCATCGTTTCATCACAGGATGATTATGTCAGGCTCGCCTATTTCTTAGGTTCCGTGCTCGACCTCGGGGTTGAACAAGAGCAAGCCTTACTTGAAGCCGATAACGAAGACAAGTTGCTGCGCTTGATGCACACCTATCTTTCGCGGGAAGTCGAAGTGCTCGGCATTCGCAATAAAATTTCCAGCCAGGCTCAGGAAGAACTCGGCAAAGCGCAGCGCGATTATATTTTGCGCGAGCAGATGAAGCAGATTCAAAAAGAGCTTGGTGAAGCTGATCCCGAACAGGCTGAATCCTTGATGTTGCGCGAGCGCGTCGAAAAAGCCGATTTGCCGGAAGACATTCGTAAAGAAGCCGAGCGCGAGTTGCGCCGCCTGGAACGCCTGCCGGCAGCCGCGCCCGATTACAACGTGATTCGCACCTATCTTGAATGGATTTTGGAACTGCCCTGGAACAAATCCACCGAAGATAGTCTGGATTTGAACAACGCGAGAGTCGTACTTGATGAAGACCACTACGACCTTGAAGACATCAAAGACCGTATTCTCGAACATCTGGCGGTGATCAAACTCAATCCGACAAGCAAAGCGCCGATTCTTTGTTTCGTTGGTCCTCCGGGTGTGGGTAAAACCAGTCTCGGTCAATCCATCGCCCGTTCGATGGGGCGCAAATTCGAGCGTATGTCGCTAGGCGGGGTGCGCGACGAAGCGGAACTTCGCGGCCATCGTCGCACCTACATCGGTTCGATGCCCGGTCGCATCATTCAAGCCCTGCGGCGCGCAGGCGTAAACAATCCTGTGATGATGCTTGATGAAGTCGATAAACTCGGCATGGATTTTCGCGGCGACCCGGCTTCTGCATTGCTTGAAATTCTCGACCCGGCGCAGAACTTTTCGTTCCGCGACCATTATCTGGATTTGCCTTTCGATTTGTCGAAAGTCTTCTTCATCGCTACAGCGAATTCGCTTGCGCCGATTCCGCCTGCGCTTCGCGACCGCATGGAGATTATTCAACTTGCCGGTTACACCGAAGAAGAAAAACTGCACATCGCCAAACGTTATCTGGTGCCGCGCCAAGTCAAAGAAGCGGGACTCACGGAAGAGCAGATTTTAATCAAAGACGAAACTTTGCAAGCGGTCATCGCGCGCTATACACGCGAAGCCGGGGTGCGCCAGCTTGAACGCACCATCGGCAGACTGGGTCGCAAAGTGGCTTTGAAAGTGGCGCAAGGCAAAGGCGCATCGTTTACGATTGTGCCGAATGATTTGGAAGAATATCTCGGTCACGAAAGATTCTTCCAGGAGACCGCGCGCGAAACCTTACCGGCGGGCGTCGCCACGGGACTTGCCGTCACCGAGATGGGCGGCGAAGTGTTGTTCATCGAAGCAACACTTTTACCGGCTGCCAAAGGCTTGACCATCACGGGGCAACTCGGCGATGTCATGCAGGAATCGGCGCGCGCCGCCTACAGCTATCTGTGGTCGCACGCCAAAGAGGTCGGCATTAAAAATTTCGACTTCGATAAAAACGGCATACACGTTCACGTGCCAGCCGGGGCGATTCCTAAAGATGGCCCTTCGGCAGGTGTAACGATTGTGTCGGCATTCGCTTCATTGCTCACCGGGCGTCCGGTTCGTAACGACACGGCGATGACCGGCGAAATCACTTTGAGCGGCTTGGTCTTTCCGATTGGCGGCGTCAAAGGCAAAGTGCTGGCGGCGCGGCGCGCAGGCATCACGCGGGTGATTTTGCCCAAACGCAATGAACCCGATGTCAAAGATATTCCTGAAGAGGCATTGCATGATTTGGAAATCGTCTTTGTTGAAACCATTGATGAGTTGTTGAAAAATACGCTCACGCCGGCTCCCGTAGAAAAGGAGATGGTGATGGAAGGGAACAAAGATGCAGATGAAATGCCGCCGGTCAAAGACACCGGCATTGATGGACAGGAAGCTCACGCTTAA
- a CDS encoding DUF3179 domain-containing protein — MTRINGLLLAFISFFLQGMTLVAAQNPVYPEWKTNTEKRSINLKDLLTPGVTKDGIPAIDRPRFVSVKAASKWLSDNEPVIALQVNGVNRAYPLQILIWHEIVNDQIGGVPVIVTYCSICNSAIVFERKLGRRILSFGIAGFVHGSNMVMYDRETESWWQQFTGEAIVGDLLGMKLKPIPAQMISFAQFAKAFPNGQTLSRQTGFVRDYGSNPHFRYDNLEGRPSHFRGKPDSRLIPMEKVIGVEIGDKAKAYPYAISRARRVIYDRIGEQEMVIFHADGALSALDETDMKKSKPAGSTGVFEPFINGRRLTFGYQDGEFVDAETGSRWNISGKAISGKMQGKSLKRIAHGDYFAFAWLAFKPKTEIFTQ, encoded by the coding sequence ATGACCAGAATCAACGGACTTTTATTGGCATTTATTAGCTTTTTTCTGCAAGGCATGACATTGGTCGCGGCGCAAAATCCCGTCTACCCCGAATGGAAAACCAATACCGAAAAGCGCTCCATCAATCTCAAAGATTTGCTCACCCCAGGGGTCACCAAAGACGGCATTCCGGCAATCGACCGCCCGCGTTTCGTGAGCGTCAAAGCAGCCAGCAAATGGCTGTCGGATAATGAACCGGTTATTGCGTTGCAAGTTAATGGCGTCAATCGCGCCTATCCGCTGCAAATTCTCATCTGGCATGAAATCGTCAATGACCAGATCGGCGGCGTGCCGGTCATTGTCACCTACTGTTCAATCTGCAACAGCGCGATTGTCTTTGAGCGCAAACTCGGACGGCGCATTTTATCATTTGGCATCGCGGGTTTTGTGCACGGCTCGAACATGGTCATGTATGACCGCGAAACCGAATCGTGGTGGCAACAGTTTACCGGTGAAGCCATCGTTGGCGATTTGCTTGGCATGAAATTGAAACCTATACCGGCGCAGATGATTAGCTTCGCGCAATTCGCCAAGGCTTTCCCGAACGGGCAAACGCTTTCCAGACAGACCGGATTCGTTCGCGATTATGGCAGCAATCCGCATTTTCGGTATGACAACCTCGAAGGTCGTCCAAGCCATTTTCGCGGCAAACCCGACTCGCGCTTAATTCCGATGGAAAAAGTTATCGGCGTCGAAATCGGCGATAAAGCGAAAGCCTATCCTTATGCAATCAGCCGCGCGCGCAGAGTCATCTATGACCGTATCGGCGAGCAGGAGATGGTTATTTTTCATGCCGATGGAGCACTCTCGGCGCTTGATGAAACCGATATGAAAAAATCGAAACCGGCAGGTTCGACTGGCGTATTTGAACCTTTCATCAATGGACGACGCCTCACCTTTGGCTATCAAGACGGCGAGTTTGTGGACGCCGAAACCGGAAGCCGCTGGAACATTTCAGGCAAAGCCATAAGCGGCAAGATGCAAGGCAAATCACTCAAACGCATCGCGCACGGCGATTATTTCGCCTTCGCCTGGCTGGCATTCAAACCTAAGACTGAAATTTTCACTCAATAA